From one Musa acuminata AAA Group cultivar baxijiao chromosome BXJ2-6, Cavendish_Baxijiao_AAA, whole genome shotgun sequence genomic stretch:
- the LOC135582712 gene encoding uncharacterized protein LOC135582712, which translates to MASLVMGSPWLRIWVFPELHPPFSRPGLPLDSPEKSLRLGFLRHWSQGGRGARPFRSVADRESARRRSEDGAIQLPVCQDATELLKDGIDLVTYRQGSSEFVVLSSALYSSQC; encoded by the exons ATGGCGAGTCTAGTCATGGGGTCGCCATGGCTTCGGATTTGGGTGTTTCCCGAGCTCCATCCTCCCTTCTCCCGTCCAGGCCTACCTCTCGATTCACCGGAGAAATCTCTCCGTCTTGGCTTCCTCCGCCACTGGTCTCAAGGAGGGCGAGGTGCGCGTCCGTTTCGCTCCGTCGCTGACCGGGAATCTGCACGTCGGAGGAGCGAGGACGGCGCTATTCAACTACCTGTTTGCCAG GATGCGACTGAACTATTGAAGGATGGAATTGATTTGGTAACATACAGACAAGGCTCTAGTGAATTTGTTGTCTTATCCTCTGCACTCTACTCTAGCCAG TGCTGA
- the LOC135613371 gene encoding uncharacterized protein LOC135613371, whose amino-acid sequence MKPLKIEEMVAKKLALWHTTTFRPIITHDELEPIMASAGFVPLPVAAAPPSSPQGAQQTPLAWREYASRSEAACRGRERGRGRGRGRRSLVAPPRPRLPYPRIDGLHLMAYKAFLLALEFYLGPTFVPDLFHVRTMSLTRVHDRVFEKAYRPMKDCEMDEEGIVVYREGTLDCQTRMVCSQYSSDDVDNAADLSCLVPLKDLFPSRDKSTS is encoded by the exons ATGAAGCCGCTCAAGATAGAGGAGATGGTGGCGAAGAAGCTGGCGCTGTGGCACACCACAACGTTCCGGCCCATCATCACCCACGACGAGCTGGAGCCCATCATGGCCTCCGCCGGCTTCGTCCCGCTCCCCGTGGCGGCGGCTCCTCCGTCGTCGCCCCAGGGGGCGCAGCAGACGCCGTTGGCGTGGAGGGAGTACGCGTCCCGGTCGGAGGCGGCGTgccgagggagagagagaggaagagggagagggagagggaggaggagtctGGTGGCGCCGCCCCGGCCGCGGCTGCCGTACCCTCGGATCGACGGCCTCCACCTGATGGCGTATAAGGCTTTCCTTCTGGCCCTCGAGTTCTACCTCGGCCCCACCTTCGTCCCCGACCTCTTCCACGTCAG GACGATGTCGCTAACGAGAGTGCATGACCGGGTGTTTGAGAAAGCTTATCGCCCCATGAAGGACTGCGAGATGGATGAGGAAGGAATCGTCGTGTACCGGGAAGGAACGCTGGACTGCCAAACGAGGATGGTTTGCAGTCAGTACAGCAGCGATGATGTCGACAATGCTGCCGACTTATCTTGTTTGGTTCCGCTGAAGGATCTATTCCCAAGTAGGGATAAGAGCACAAGTTGA